A region of the Terriglobales bacterium genome:
GCATGGAGCATCGTGCCTGCGGGCGTCGAGCTCACGCCCGCGCCTAGCCTTTGTCCGAACTCATCCAGGTTCGCGCCGCCCAAGCCGACCACCAATCCCGGTTTGGTACAGAATTGCCCAACACCCACGGTCACTGACTTCGCCAGACTCTGGGCCAGCTCCGCCCCGCGCTCCTTCAACGCTCCTGGAAACACAAAGACCGGATTGATGCTGCCCATCTCGGAAAAAACCGGAATGGGTGTGGGTCGGGTGGCGGCTGCATCAAACAGGGCACGCCCGGCCTGGAGCGAACCAGTGAAGCCGACAGCACGAGTTGATCTGTGGCGTACAAGGGTTAAGCTGACATCCGGCGTCGTGCCCTGCACCATGGAAAAGACTCCCGCCGGCATCTTGCAGGCGCGTGCTGCTTCTTGAATCACGCGGGCCGCCATCTCTGATGTACCCGGATGCGCGGGATGCGCCTTGGTCACAACCGGATTCCCTGCCGCCAGCGCCGAGGCTGTATCGCCTCCACAGATGGAAAATGCTAAGGGAAAATTGCTGGCGCCAAAAACGACGACTGGGCCGATAGGAACCAGCATTCTTCGCAGATCGGGCTTGGGCACAGGCTTGCGGTCTGGGTCAGGACGATCAATGCGTGCATCCACCCATGAACCCTCGCGGATTAGCGCCGCGAACATCCGGAGCTGGCCCATCGTTCGTCCGCGCTCGGAGAGGAGTCGCGGCTCGGGGAGTGCCGTCTCGGCGTGAGCGCGCGCGATTAGCTCCTGACCTAATCCTTCGAGGCCCGCAGCAATTGCTTCCAGAAATTTGGCAATCGCTTCGGCGGGCTGGCGGCGATACTCCGCGAATGCTTCTTCCGCTAAATCAAGCGCATGGGCTGACTCGGCTTCGGTTGCCTGGTGAATAACAGGATCCAATTCCTGTCCCGTTGCGGGATTCACCGCCCGAAAAGTTGTCTTACCCGATTTCGCTATCTCTGCGCCAAGAATGTTGCCACCATGCAATTCCATATTTCACCTAAACTGGACGACCAATGACAGGCAAGTATACTTGATAAGCGTTATTGAAAAATCACGACGGTATTGACCTATGCGAATTGTTGAAATGCGCGTCCACTCGATTGCTATCGCAGACCCACCGCTGCGCAGCTCTTATGGCCTGCACGCGCCCTATGCTCTGCGAACGGTCCTTGAGCTTAAGAGCGATGACGGGGTTACCGGCATCAGCGAGACCCACGGAGGCGACACCATCGCCCGCGGATTCGAAGCTTTGAAGCCACGTATCATCGGAGCAGGCGCCGACCCGTATCGTCTAGCCGGGTTGCTGTTGCCGATGATCGAAGACGATCCCAAAGGCACGAGCCTCGACCGCTCTCAGACTTATCACGTTCCTGGGGAAAATCCGCTCGACGCTGCGGCGCGTCTTTACTCGGCCATCGAGATTGCTTCTCTTGATCTCATTGGGAAGTCAGTGGGAAAGCCGGTCTGCGATCTTCTTGGCGGCAGAGTACGCGATGCAGTTCCGTTTTCAGCCTATCCGTTCTATAAGCATGCCGGCGGCGGCGGTGAAGGCGCTGATGCCCGCCCGGACGAATACGGCGAAGCCCTCACTCCTGAGGCATTGGTCAAACAAGTGAAGCAGATGGTCGCCAGGTATGGCTTTCGGGATATCAAGTTCAAGACTGGCGTACTTGATCCAGAGGTCGAAGTTGAAACGGTCAAACAACTTCGCTCCGCGCTCGGACCCGGCGTGCCTTTGCGAATGGACCCAAACTGCGCATGGTCAGTAGAAACCTCCGTGCGCGTCGGAAAGGCGTTGGCCAAAGAATTGGGCAATGGCGGATACCTCGAAGATCCCGCTGCCGGCATAGATGGCATGGCAGAGGTACGACGCACACTGTTGCAGGCAGGCATTGACACGCCGCTGGCGAGCAATGTAGCCGTAACATCGTTTGCCGACATTCCCGAATCGGTAAAGAAAGACGCAGTGCAGGTTATCCTTTGCGATCCTCATTACTGGGGCGGCTTGCGGCAGGTACAGCACCTGGGCAAGGTCTGCCGGACCTTCAACCTCGGACTTTCCATGCACTCCAACACTCACCTCGGCGTCTCGCTCATGGCCATGGCCCACGCCGCCGCTGCTACACCACATTTGACGTACGCGTGTGACACGCATTATCCCTGGCAATCGGAAAAAGATGAGATCGTGGCCGGCGGCCGCGTGCCGATTATCGATGGATGCGTGCGCATCCCCGATAAACCCGGCCTGGGCGTCGAGTTAGATTACGATCAACTGGCCCGTGGCCGTGAGCGTTACGCTACCTGCCTCTACCGCAAGCGCGACGACGCAGAACAAATGCGAAAACATGTAGATTCTGGTTGGAAACGCATACTTCCCCGTTGGTAAACTCGTAATTTGATTTTGGTGAACAATGACAATGACTAAACCTGAAGAACTTCGCAGCAAACTTCGCGGTGTAATTGCATTTCCGGTGACTCCTTTCAAGCATGATTTCTCTCTTGATATCAGTGGATTGAAGAAAAATCTTCAAGAGTTACTTAAGTATCCAATCAGTGCTGTGGTTGCAGCCGGTGGCACGGGCGAGATGTATTCACTGACGCCAGCGGAACATCAAGAGGTGGTAAAGACCACGGTAGAAGAAGTACGCGGCAAGGTCCCGGTAATTGCCGGCACCGGCTTCAACCGGCAAATTGGGATAGAGCTGGCGCAACAATCGGCGCGTGCGGGTGCGGATGCGATTCTCGCCCTGCCTCCTTATTATCCTGGCGCCGATGAGGGAGCGCTTGCCGAGTATTACGCTGCCATCGGCGCCGCAACTCCGCTGGGACTTTTTGTTTACAGCCGCGACTGGGTAAATCCGGGGCCGGAGTGGGTTGAAAAGCTGGCAGCAAAGATCCCCAACCTGGTCGGATGGAAAGACGGACAAGGCGATATCCGGCGCTATCAGCAGATCATGAATCGGGTAGGTGACCGGCTCTACTGGATCGGTGGCATCGGCGACGACTGTGTGCCGGGTTACTACAGTATCGGAATCCGCACTTATACCTCGAGCATCGCCACAGTTGCACCTAAGCTTTCGCTGCAGCTTCACGAGACTGCTTCCGCTGGAAATAGCGCCGCACTTTTGCAGCTCATGAAAGACTATGTAATTCCGCTTTACACTCTGCGTGCACGGCGCAAAGGCTACGAGGTCACGGTCATGAAAGAGATGATGAACATCGCAGGTCTGGCAGCCGGTCCGGTGCGGCCGCCGCTTCCCGCCATGAATCCGGAAGACTTGTCGGAGCTGCGCAAGATGATGGAACTCTGGAAGCCGGTGCTGTAGCGCTTTCGAATTGATGCCGTAGCCGATCCTACGACCGGTTCAGTTGTGATACTTTGGATGCGCATCGAACCAGCGTTCTCAGTGTTCTCATAAACGAACAATGTCCCAACCCACTGTTCAGCCGGCCGATCAGGCCGTCACCTCGGTTCGCCCGACGACTAGACGCTGGCAGATCCTGGCGTGGCTCTGCAGCCTGGCAGCGATAACCTACATTGGCCGCATCGGCACCATTCAGGTTCGTGAAGACATCGAAAGCAGCCTGCACCTGACGCCTGACATAACCGCCTGGGCGCTTTTTTCCGCATTCAATCTGGCCTATGCGATCTTCGAGATACCGAGCGGCCGGCTGGGCGACAAACTGGGCCCGCGCAAGGTGCTCACTCGAATCGTCTTGTGCTGGATGGCCTTCACCGCGCTCACCGGCGCCGCGTGGAACCGCGGAAGCCTGGCGTTCTTCCGCTTTCTCTTCGGTGCAGGCGAGGCCGGCGCGTTCCCCAACATAGCGCGCGCCTCGCGTGAATGGTTCCCTTTTAGGGAACGTGGTCTGGCCCAAGGCTTGATATGGATGTCCGCCCGCTGGGGTGGCGCCATCGCACCTCTACTGATGATGACCCTGGCTCTTCCCTTCGGAAAGCCCGGGGGATGGCGTGGCGCCTTTGTGCTGATGGGAATGTTGGGCGTCATATGGGTGTGGGCGTTCTATAAGAATTTCCGCGACACTCCCCACGAGGACGCCAAAGCCAACGAAGCCGAACGCGCATTGATCGCCGGGGGGGCGCGGGACACCTCCAAGCCTGCGCCGCTCTCGTGGTCCACCATGCTCGCCAGTCCTACTTTGTGGTCGCTCAGCTTGATGTATTTTTGCAGCAACGCCGGTTGGTCATTTTTTGGCTCCTGGATCACTCCTTATTTGAAGAAAGATCTGCACCTTTCAGGTCTTTCGTTGGTGTTGGCCTCGGGCGGACCGCTCTTCTTTGGCGGCATCTCATGTCTTCTCGGTGGTTTTCTCACCGACCGGCAAGTCCGCCTATGGGGAAGGCGCTGGGGACGCACACTGCTAGGCGTGGTCTCCTATGGCGTAGCAGGAGCGTTATTGCTGCTAACCATCCTGGCCACAGCCAAACATGTCGCGCTCGCCTACGTGGCACTTTGTCTTTCTTCTTTTATTAAGGATTTCGGCCTTGCCTCAAGCTGGGCAACAACGATTGACGTTGGCCATCGTTACTCCGGCACCGTTGCCGGGGTGATGAACTCGCTGGGCAACCTCGGCCAGGTTGTGAGCCCACCGATTGTGGCCTGGATGGCGGTCTGGGCCGGCACAGCCGGCCATCCCAGTTGGAAGGCGACTTTGTATTATTACGCCGCTATGTTCTTCATCGCGTCATTAGCCTGGCTGTTTGTGAACCCACGCAAGGTGATTGTTTATTCGGAAGCAGACCAGCAACGCCTGCGTGCTGAAGGGCAGCTGGGTGTGTGAGCTGCCAGTGCGCACATTTGACAACCAGGCAGGAAGATTCTTGTCGGACGAAGAAATAGCCAAACAAGTGAAGCCCTTCCACTTGAAAAAGATTGATGGGACGAGAAAAAAAGATTGATGGGAAAATCGCTGTATCTTCACACTGCCTTACGAATGGCGATGCCTGAGATACGTAGATTTACCTTCGAGACGCGCGCACTCCTGTCGCCTGGGGCGCATGTTGCATCATGCCTGATGTAATTCGGATAGAGCTTCCCTCCTCGGTTTTCACAGGCTCGGGAACGACTAGTACCGGGCAATAGGATGAGCAGGCCACCTCGTACGCGGTACCGCCGACAAAATGGCCTGGCTTATGCGGATTGGCTCCGAGCCCGCGCGCTCCCATGATGATCATGTCACTGCGGAGTTCGGCGGCAGTTTCAAGTATTTTCTGCTCTGGCTGACCGAATCTCACCACACACCCTATTCTTCTTGATGCCTGTTCTTCTTGTCCCACGGCCTTGACGCGCAGCCAATCACGCAGTCCTTCTAAAGCAACATCATATTCACAGGTTGCGCCTTCGCCCGACTCTGATTCAACTTGCAAGACAAACAGCTTCGCCTCGTGGTCTTTCGCGATCCTGAACGCGTGCTGCAAGGCATGGACTGAGGCCGCGGACCGGTCAGTGGCACACAATACATTTCGGACTCCAATTTGTAGGATATCGGTCTCGAAGGAATGGGGGCCAAGAACAAGCACCGGCCATCCTGTTCTTTGAAACATTGCTTCTGTGACCGAACCATTCAGCCACTTCCCTATTCTGGTTCGCTTGTTGATCTCCAGCACCCGCAGGTCTGGATGGCTCTCTTCTAGTTGCTTCAGGAGACCAATGATAGCGGACTCCCTTAGACCACAAACTCCCAGCGCTTGCACCACGAAGACATCCGGGGGGATACCCAAAGCTTTTGCAATTTCCGCGGCAAGCGGGACCCGCTGCGGTAGAGAAAGAACGACCGCTTCGCGACGTGTTGAAGGCTGCATCTCAGTCGCTGGAGCTGGATCGAGCTCGCTTACGTTACGAAAAATCAACTGAGGGCCAGGTTCGAAAGAATTCATTTTCTCCTCCAAACTCATGGCACTATCTTAACGGCATAACAGCAAATCTCGTATGACTATAGATGCATTCCCGCACGATTAAATTCCCATTGTGGGAGTGGTTTATTTTGGGAATGGTTACTATAGTAACTAGGCTTGGAATGCCTGGTTGTGACAAAGAAAGTGCGAGTTACATCCCAAGCAGCTTAGTCGTTCCCAGGTGGATGGCCATTTTGCGAAAACCCTGCCTGGCCTTCGACGGAGTAGAGTTGTTCATTTTCAAGAGCTTAAACGGTACTGTTGTTCGCTGGCGCCAAATAAGTCAGGTTAAACCCTGACCTCCCGTGCTGTACTCTCCATAATGTGAGACGACTGAACTTCAAAACTGTCTGTTCCCACCTCTTCAAGAGATCTCCGCAGGTCATGAATTTGACCTATCAACCATTTCCGCACGACCTCCTGTATCTCCTTCTGGGTCGCTGTCCGGTAGAGTGACTCAAGCGTCTGGCCATTGGCGGTTAAGACAATATAGCGGCAAGGGCTCGGCTTAAGCCGGTCTTCCAAAGGTACGAATTGGATCAATGGACACTTCTGGCAATCTTCGTATTCGGCCAATTGCGCACAATGTGGCCCCTCTTCGAATATTAACGACGCATACCACTTGGGCGCCAATTGGTGGTAGCCGCCTTTTTCAAGAAACTCCAATTCCGCTTCGAGGATGGCAAGCAATGTTGAGGCGGAATGAGTAAATTTATGCTCGGCCATATCTTCCTGGTTCTTGCCGTCTCGGATGTGTTCCCCGAATATAGGGCCAGTTTCGTTGATGTCCTGAAAAGGCAGGTGAGGGCCAGTTTCGAAAAAATTCATGTTCTTCTCTAAACTCATAACACTATCTTAACCGCACAACAGTAAACCTGTTATGTGACGATAGTCACATTCTGCGCGATGAAAGTCCCATTTTGGGAGAAGTCTGTTTTGGGAAACGGTTACGATAGTAACCTGGCTTTGAATGCCTGATTGTGAGAAGATTGAGAGCAAGTTATATCCCAAGCGGCTTCGCCGTGATCGTCCCAGGGTGAATGGCCGCTTGGGAGATCCTACCTGTTCAACTCCTAGTGAAATGCCGATTACGCGCTTAACTTGCCGGACTCGGCCTTGGAGAAGTTGGCGTACTTCCCTTTTCAGTACTTATTTCTTGAAGGCGCACGCCGCGGTGGCGGTTGATCCATAGCCGCAGCCTGTCGAGGTAGACATAGACCACGGGAGTGGTAAAGAGGGTCAGCATCTGACTGACAATCAGCCCGCCCACAATCGTGATTCCCAGGGGACGCCGCAGCTCAGAGCCGGTGCCCGTGCCCAAGGCCAGCGGCAGGCCGCCCAGCATGGCCGCCATGGTGGTCATCATAATAGGACGAAAGCGAAGAACACACGCCTCGTAAATTGCATCTGCAGGTGACTTTTTTTCGCGGCGCTCGGCATCGAGCGCGAAATCAATCATCATGATCGCGTTTTTCTTCACAATCCCAATCAGCAGGAGTATGCCGATCAGGGCGATGATGTTGAGCTCGGTGTGAGTAATCAGCAGGGCCAGCAGAGCACCCACGCCGGCAGAAGGCAGGGTTGAAAGAATCGTGATGGGGTGAATGTAGCTCTCATACAGGATCCCCAACACGAGATACACGGTCATCAGGGCCGCCAGGATAAGCACGGGCTGGCTGGAAAGCGAATCCTTAAATGCAGCGGCGGTCCCGGCAAAGCTGGCTTGAATGGTTGCGGGAAACCCGATAGAGCGTTCGACACTCTCAATGGCTTGAGTCGCCTGGCCAAGCGTGACGCCGGGGGCCAGATTAAATGAGATTGTGGCTGCAGGAAATTGGCCCTGGTGATTGACGGCAATCGAAATGGTCAAAGATTCAAAATGGGCAAAGGCCGCCAGCGGGACCTGGTTCCCATTGGAAGAACGCACATAAATGTTTTGCAGCGCCTCCGCGCTCTGCTTGAATTCCGGGGCCACTTCCATAACCACGTGATACTGGTTGAGTTGCCGGTACATGGTAGAAACCTGGCGCTGGCCAAAGGCATCGTAGAGTGTACTGTCAATATCCTGCGGGTTCACCCCAAGCCTGGCTGCGGTGTCGCGATCAATGACAACACGAGCCTCTAATCCGCGGTCCTGCTGGTCGGTGTTAACATCCACGAGTTCGCGAAGCGACCGCAATTTCTGCAGCAGGCGTGGCGCCCAGGTATTAAGGTCGTTGAGGTTCTCGCTTTGCAGCGTGTATTGAAACTGTGCGCTACTCTGGCGTCCCCCAATCTGCAGGTCCTGGGCTGGTTGCATGAAGAGCGTGGCCCCTGGAACTACAGCCAGCTTTCCACGCAAACGGTTCATGACCTGGTCAACCGGGATCTTGCGTTCGGCCAGCGGTTTCAGAGTAATAAAGATGCGGCCGGTATTGGTTGAGCCTCCCCCGGCAAATCCCACTAGCGTATCAACCGCCGGGTCTTGGCGCGCCAGGTTGGTGAGCCGCAGCATCTTTTCCCGCATAGCGGGGAAAGAAATGTCCTGGGCCGCCTGCACGGAGCCGACAATCCTGCCCGTATCCTGTTGTGGGAAGAAACCGGTGGGCACTTTTGTGTACAGATAAACACTGAGACCTGCAGTCGTGATCGTGACCAATAGAATCAGCAGTTGGTGCCGCAACACCCACTGCAAGCTATGTTTGTAGCCGCCGAGAGCCTGGTCAAAGATCCATTCACTCAGGCGGTAGATCCAATTGTGCTTCTCTTTTCTGTCTTTATCAAAAGGCCGAAGAAACTTAGCGCACATGGTCGGCGTCGTGGTCAGCGAAACCAGCAGCGAGACTGCAATAGCGATGCTCAGGGTCACCGCAAATTCGCGAAACAGGCGTCCCACCAGGCCACTCATCAGCAGAATAGGAATAAAAACAGCCACCAGGGATGTGCTCATGGAGAGCACCGTAAAGCCAATCTCGCTTGCTCCTTGAAAAGCTGCCTGCACCGGCGTCATTCCCTTTTCGAGATAGCGGGTAATGTTTTCCAGGACGACGATGGCGTCATCCACAACAAAACCGGTGGAGATGGCCAGTGCCATCAGCGAAAGGTTATCGAGGCTGTAGCCCAGCAGGTACATGATGGCGAACGTGCCCACGAGCGAAAGCGGTACGGCAACACTCGGAATCACCGTCGCCCGAGTGGTGCGCAAAAATGCAAACACCACCAGAATCACAAGAATGATG
Encoded here:
- a CDS encoding aldehyde dehydrogenase (NADP(+)); translated protein: MELHGGNILGAEIAKSGKTTFRAVNPATGQELDPVIHQATEAESAHALDLAEEAFAEYRRQPAEAIAKFLEAIAAGLEGLGQELIARAHAETALPEPRLLSERGRTMGQLRMFAALIREGSWVDARIDRPDPDRKPVPKPDLRRMLVPIGPVVVFGASNFPLAFSICGGDTASALAAGNPVVTKAHPAHPGTSEMAARVIQEAARACKMPAGVFSMVQGTTPDVSLTLVRHRSTRAVGFTGSLQAGRALFDAAATRPTPIPVFSEMGSINPVFVFPGALKERGAELAQSLAKSVTVGVGQFCTKPGLVVGLGGANLDEFGQRLGAGVSSTPAGTMLHAGIAARYASGLGERLHTAALQLVAATPPVSPEKSPLEKSKNQAQAAVFATKAQSFLKNPELHEELFGPSTLVVACESGDQLKEIAQSLEGQLTVTIHATTQDLKEHGELIEILREKTGRLVFGGVPTGVEVAPAMHHGGPYPATTDSRFTSVGTAAILRFARPVCYQDFPHEYLPAELKDENPRDIWRLVDGEWTRAAVASAVTVKA
- a CDS encoding enolase C-terminal domain-like protein codes for the protein MRIVEMRVHSIAIADPPLRSSYGLHAPYALRTVLELKSDDGVTGISETHGGDTIARGFEALKPRIIGAGADPYRLAGLLLPMIEDDPKGTSLDRSQTYHVPGENPLDAAARLYSAIEIASLDLIGKSVGKPVCDLLGGRVRDAVPFSAYPFYKHAGGGGEGADARPDEYGEALTPEALVKQVKQMVARYGFRDIKFKTGVLDPEVEVETVKQLRSALGPGVPLRMDPNCAWSVETSVRVGKALAKELGNGGYLEDPAAGIDGMAEVRRTLLQAGIDTPLASNVAVTSFADIPESVKKDAVQVILCDPHYWGGLRQVQHLGKVCRTFNLGLSMHSNTHLGVSLMAMAHAAAATPHLTYACDTHYPWQSEKDEIVAGGRVPIIDGCVRIPDKPGLGVELDYDQLARGRERYATCLYRKRDDAEQMRKHVDSGWKRILPRW
- a CDS encoding 5-dehydro-4-deoxyglucarate dehydratase; translation: MTKPEELRSKLRGVIAFPVTPFKHDFSLDISGLKKNLQELLKYPISAVVAAGGTGEMYSLTPAEHQEVVKTTVEEVRGKVPVIAGTGFNRQIGIELAQQSARAGADAILALPPYYPGADEGALAEYYAAIGAATPLGLFVYSRDWVNPGPEWVEKLAAKIPNLVGWKDGQGDIRRYQQIMNRVGDRLYWIGGIGDDCVPGYYSIGIRTYTSSIATVAPKLSLQLHETASAGNSAALLQLMKDYVIPLYTLRARRKGYEVTVMKEMMNIAGLAAGPVRPPLPAMNPEDLSELRKMMELWKPVL
- a CDS encoding MFS transporter, translating into MSQPTVQPADQAVTSVRPTTRRWQILAWLCSLAAITYIGRIGTIQVREDIESSLHLTPDITAWALFSAFNLAYAIFEIPSGRLGDKLGPRKVLTRIVLCWMAFTALTGAAWNRGSLAFFRFLFGAGEAGAFPNIARASREWFPFRERGLAQGLIWMSARWGGAIAPLLMMTLALPFGKPGGWRGAFVLMGMLGVIWVWAFYKNFRDTPHEDAKANEAERALIAGGARDTSKPAPLSWSTMLASPTLWSLSLMYFCSNAGWSFFGSWITPYLKKDLHLSGLSLVLASGGPLFFGGISCLLGGFLTDRQVRLWGRRWGRTLLGVVSYGVAGALLLLTILATAKHVALAYVALCLSSFIKDFGLASSWATTIDVGHRYSGTVAGVMNSLGNLGQVVSPPIVAWMAVWAGTAGHPSWKATLYYYAAMFFIASLAWLFVNPRKVIVYSEADQQRLRAEGQLGV
- a CDS encoding universal stress protein encodes the protein MSLEEKMNSFEPGPQLIFRNVSELDPAPATEMQPSTRREAVVLSLPQRVPLAAEIAKALGIPPDVFVVQALGVCGLRESAIIGLLKQLEESHPDLRVLEINKRTRIGKWLNGSVTEAMFQRTGWPVLVLGPHSFETDILQIGVRNVLCATDRSAASVHALQHAFRIAKDHEAKLFVLQVESESGEGATCEYDVALEGLRDWLRVKAVGQEEQASRRIGCVVRFGQPEQKILETAAELRSDMIIMGARGLGANPHKPGHFVGGTAYEVACSSYCPVLVVPEPVKTEEGSSIRITSGMMQHAPQATGVRASRR
- a CDS encoding multidrug efflux RND transporter permease subunit, yielding MNISAPFIKRPIGTSLLATGLLLSGALAFNFLPVSPLPQVESPVIQVSAGLPGASPETMASAVATPLERQFGRIAGVTQMTSTSQFGSTNITLTFDLNRNIDAAGRDVQAAINAARGQLPANLPNNPSYRKVNPADSPIMILSLTSDTFTLPRIYDDADSILAQKLSQVNGVGQVSVSGGARPAVRAELNPTLLSKLGVGIDQVRIALGLANANRPKGEVSNAINAWTLNDTDQLFQAEQYRSLVVATDKSGGIVRLGDVADVQDSVEDTRNIGLANGKPAVLMIIFRQPGANIIETVDRVRNLLPQLQASIPPSIKLEIILDRTTTIRASVRDTEITLVISIILVILVVFAFLRTTRATVIPSVAVPLSLVGTFAIMYLLGYSLDNLSLMALAISTGFVVDDAIVVLENITRYLEKGMTPVQAAFQGASEIGFTVLSMSTSLVAVFIPILLMSGLVGRLFREFAVTLSIAIAVSLLVSLTTTPTMCAKFLRPFDKDRKEKHNWIYRLSEWIFDQALGGYKHSLQWVLRHQLLILLVTITTAGLSVYLYTKVPTGFFPQQDTGRIVGSVQAAQDISFPAMREKMLRLTNLARQDPAVDTLVGFAGGGSTNTGRIFITLKPLAERKIPVDQVMNRLRGKLAVVPGATLFMQPAQDLQIGGRQSSAQFQYTLQSENLNDLNTWAPRLLQKLRSLRELVDVNTDQQDRGLEARVVIDRDTAARLGVNPQDIDSTLYDAFGQRQVSTMYRQLNQYHVVMEVAPEFKQSAEALQNIYVRSSNGNQVPLAAFAHFESLTISIAVNHQGQFPAATISFNLAPGVTLGQATQAIESVERSIGFPATIQASFAGTAAAFKDSLSSQPVLILAALMTVYLVLGILYESYIHPITILSTLPSAGVGALLALLITHTELNIIALIGILLLIGIVKKNAIMMIDFALDAERREKKSPADAIYEACVLRFRPIMMTTMAAMLGGLPLALGTGTGSELRRPLGITIVGGLIVSQMLTLFTTPVVYVYLDRLRLWINRHRGVRLQEISTEKGSTPTSPRPSPAS